One window of the Desulfomonilia bacterium genome contains the following:
- a CDS encoding nitroreductase, with amino-acid sequence MEMKRRDFIRITGTLILASSMPAVYGFGDLTRKDIREDDYDRVAKLISREEFDILNMASLAPSGHNTQPWKIRIMEPGKWMLCSARQRWLPGVDPANRELMLSMGAFLRNLEIAAGARGYSVNTDILSIDPKDNSIAEISLKKGKSVPFDIEKLTSRRTVRKDLLTLPISAADYSFITGGNKDDFIYIPKGTKEASYLQTATIEANRIQAGRVPAWEELSNWIRWSNSDARKFRNGLTPASMDIKGAAGWFVRNFYNRKSVLTDDFKKKSIDMVTRQVSNYGGWIIITSQKSDIAPLISAGSKFQDMFLNVREKMIAVHPMTQILEEVPFKDNVNNELGIEKKIQFILRTGYIKKYPQPVSLRMPVSWFVSS; translated from the coding sequence ATGGAAATGAAAAGAAGAGATTTTATCAGGATAACCGGTACCCTTATACTAGCTTCAAGTATGCCGGCTGTTTACGGATTTGGTGATCTGACGAGAAAAGACATCAGGGAAGATGATTATGACAGGGTTGCAAAACTTATAAGCAGGGAGGAATTTGATATACTGAATATGGCCTCGCTTGCGCCTAGCGGACATAATACTCAGCCGTGGAAAATCAGAATAATGGAACCCGGCAAATGGATGCTTTGTTCAGCAAGACAGAGATGGCTCCCGGGAGTCGATCCTGCAAACAGGGAACTGATGCTTTCCATGGGTGCTTTCCTGCGGAATCTGGAGATCGCAGCAGGCGCAAGAGGATACAGTGTGAATACAGATATTCTCTCAATTGATCCCAAGGACAATTCCATTGCAGAAATATCACTTAAAAAGGGAAAATCTGTCCCTTTTGACATTGAAAAGCTGACCTCAAGACGTACGGTGAGAAAAGACCTGTTGACCCTGCCAATATCAGCGGCGGATTATTCATTTATAACCGGCGGCAACAAAGACGACTTCATTTATATTCCAAAGGGAACGAAAGAGGCGTCATATCTTCAGACGGCAACAATCGAGGCAAACCGGATTCAGGCCGGCCGGGTGCCGGCATGGGAAGAGCTTTCAAACTGGATAAGGTGGTCAAATAGTGATGCCAGAAAATTCAGAAACGGCCTTACCCCGGCATCTATGGACATCAAAGGTGCGGCGGGATGGTTTGTAAGGAATTTTTATAACAGGAAGTCAGTCCTTACTGATGATTTCAAAAAGAAATCCATAGATATGGTGACAAGACAGGTTTCAAACTATGGAGGCTGGATAATAATAACTTCTCAAAAATCAGACATAGCCCCTCTCATCTCTGCCGGCTCGAAATTTCAGGATATGTTTCTTAATGTAAGAGAAAAAATGATTGCAGTGCATCCCATGACCCAGATACTTGAAGAAGTTCCATTTAAGGATAATGTCAATAATGAACTAGGGATTGAGAAGAAAATCCAGTTCATTCTGAGAACAGGTTACATTAAGAAATATCCTCAGCCTGTGAGTCTCAGGATGCCCGTCTCATGGTTCGTAAGCTCGTAG
- the mutS gene encoding DNA mismatch repair protein MutS: MMQQYHEIKKQHTDAILFYRMGDFYEMFYQDAIEASKILGIVLTTRDRAKENPVPMCGVPYHSASSYVAKLIKAGRKVAVCEQGEVGGKGLVKREVVQVLTPGLINEETHLDSRSSNYLMAVFQDDKNDSYGIAFTDITTGDFRVTELNSRNDFISEVCRISPSEILCQDASGVPQGFYTSIIDSVPSLSRCREILCSHFKTASLAGLGLEGNQAAAMAAVMVLNYVLEKQKSSAGNITSVRFYNPGLYMILGANTKKNLELFESFSKSKEDCLYNIINKTKTAMGARRLADWLNFPLMDEASINERLDALGELKNNPEKLSEIREALKNVYDLERILGRIVSDRATPRDLFSLAMGLEQVPLLKSLLNEFESRLIQNLELDPLEHIRSRIIETIVDDPPLKLGDSPVIRSGIDGELDELREIRRDSRKWIAEHEAQQRSITGITTLKIGYNRVFGYYIEVTRANAEKVPQSYIRKQTLVNAERYITPELKEYEVKLLNAQDLIAKIEARIFSELKEFAASHKDGLKKTINGITVLDAISSLAQAALENDYSRPLVERGRIIEIKAGRHPVVEKVLKAGEFVPNDCRFDHTADNIHIITGPNMAGKSTYMRQIALIVIMAQMGSFVPAKSATIGIADRIFTRIGASDNLSTGQSTFMVEMSETADILKNATGSSLVILDEIGRGTSTYDGMSLAWAVSEYLDRLGTRTFFATHYHELADLARKNKGIKNYHMAVEESGHDVVFVREVRRGATGRSYGIHVAKLAGIPEEVIADARAVLGSIDKKARTVGISSGSGAMTQTSIFDQPEPDNTENILVSDIIKQITAIDLSCTTPLEALNFLNQIKERINKS, from the coding sequence ATGATGCAGCAGTATCATGAGATCAAGAAACAGCATACCGATGCAATACTGTTCTACCGCATGGGAGATTTTTATGAGATGTTCTATCAGGATGCAATCGAGGCCTCGAAGATTCTCGGGATCGTCCTTACCACCCGAGACAGGGCAAAGGAAAATCCCGTACCGATGTGCGGGGTGCCTTATCACAGCGCCTCCTCCTATGTCGCAAAACTGATAAAGGCAGGCAGAAAGGTCGCCGTATGCGAACAGGGTGAAGTCGGCGGCAAGGGTCTTGTAAAGCGCGAGGTCGTGCAGGTCCTCACACCCGGCCTGATAAATGAAGAAACCCATCTTGACAGCAGGAGCTCGAATTATCTGATGGCGGTTTTTCAGGACGACAAAAATGACTCTTACGGTATTGCATTCACCGACATCACAACAGGTGATTTCCGCGTCACGGAGCTTAACAGCCGTAATGATTTCATAAGCGAGGTCTGCCGCATTTCGCCGAGCGAGATATTGTGCCAGGATGCATCAGGTGTGCCTCAAGGTTTTTATACGAGCATTATCGATTCCGTACCTTCTTTATCCAGATGCCGGGAAATCCTGTGCTCTCATTTCAAGACGGCGTCCCTTGCCGGCCTAGGACTCGAAGGCAATCAGGCGGCAGCCATGGCGGCTGTTATGGTACTCAATTATGTACTGGAAAAACAGAAATCCTCAGCAGGCAATATCACATCTGTCAGGTTCTATAACCCCGGCCTTTACATGATTCTCGGAGCCAATACGAAAAAGAATCTCGAACTTTTCGAGTCCTTTTCTAAATCAAAGGAAGACTGCCTCTATAACATCATCAATAAGACAAAAACAGCAATGGGTGCCAGAAGGCTGGCCGACTGGCTCAATTTTCCCTTAATGGATGAAGCCTCCATAAACGAAAGACTCGATGCGCTGGGTGAGCTTAAAAACAATCCTGAAAAACTGTCTGAAATCAGGGAAGCCCTGAAAAACGTCTATGACCTTGAGCGCATCCTCGGCAGGATAGTCTCTGACAGGGCAACACCGAGGGATCTGTTCTCCCTTGCCATGGGTCTCGAGCAGGTCCCTCTGCTTAAATCTCTTCTGAATGAATTTGAAAGCCGCCTGATACAAAATCTGGAACTGGATCCCCTTGAGCATATAAGATCGAGAATTATTGAAACCATTGTTGACGACCCTCCCCTCAAGCTGGGAGATTCTCCTGTCATAAGGAGCGGCATCGATGGAGAACTCGACGAATTGCGTGAAATAAGGAGGGACTCGAGGAAATGGATAGCTGAACACGAAGCCCAGCAGAGATCCATAACAGGGATCACCACACTCAAAATCGGTTATAACCGCGTATTCGGATATTATATAGAGGTTACCAGGGCCAATGCAGAAAAGGTCCCGCAGAGCTATATCCGCAAGCAGACACTTGTCAATGCCGAACGCTACATAACGCCTGAACTGAAAGAATATGAAGTTAAGCTTCTGAATGCGCAGGATCTGATTGCAAAGATCGAGGCCAGGATATTTTCAGAACTTAAGGAGTTTGCAGCATCACATAAGGATGGTCTCAAAAAGACTATAAACGGTATAACCGTGCTTGATGCCATATCCTCATTGGCGCAGGCGGCGCTTGAAAACGATTATTCCAGGCCCCTTGTCGAACGGGGCCGCATAATTGAAATCAAGGCCGGACGGCACCCGGTTGTCGAAAAGGTACTGAAAGCAGGCGAATTCGTCCCCAATGACTGCAGATTCGATCATACCGCGGATAACATTCATATAATTACAGGGCCGAACATGGCCGGAAAATCGACATATATGCGCCAGATAGCCCTTATCGTGATCATGGCCCAGATGGGGTCGTTCGTGCCTGCGAAATCGGCCACAATCGGGATTGCAGACAGGATTTTCACACGCATCGGCGCATCGGACAACCTTTCGACGGGACAGAGCACCTTCATGGTTGAGATGAGCGAAACCGCCGATATCCTCAAGAATGCAACCGGATCATCTCTGGTGATCCTCGATGAAATTGGCCGGGGAACGTCCACCTATGACGGCATGTCTCTGGCATGGGCCGTTTCAGAATACCTTGACAGGCTTGGAACCAGGACTTTCTTCGCTACCCATTATCATGAGCTTGCCGACCTCGCCCGTAAGAACAAGGGGATAAAGAACTACCATATGGCGGTCGAAGAAAGCGGGCATGATGTCGTATTCGTGAGAGAAGTCAGACGGGGGGCAACCGGTAGAAGCTATGGAATCCATGTAGCAAAGCTTGCGGGCATACCCGAAGAAGTCATTGCAGATGCAAGAGCCGTTCTGGGAAGCATAGACAAGAAAGCCAGAACAGTTGGAATATCATCCGGTTCAGGCGCCATGACGCAGACAAGTATCTTCGATCAGCCGGAACCGGATAACACGGAAAACATTCTGGTATCAGACATAATCAAACAGATCACGGCAATCGACCTGTCATGCACAACCCCTCTTGAAGCCCTTAACTTTCTTAATCAGATCAAGGAACGAATCAATAAATCCTGA
- a CDS encoding LssY C-terminal domain-containing protein, whose translation MHENIDAFLAFVQMHKELGYIAMFLICILESIAFVGELIPGTTLLIIVGAMAAKGVMDPEILIIAASLGAIVGDVLSFWLGRKGEGVLGRFGRFVKPEYIEKGREFVKKHGSKSILFGRFIGPLRPIVPFVTGLFSMSTKKFIIWDAISALSWSMVYIYLGNAVWILWELAKMWSTRGGVIVLLLLATVVTAYLLREYIAHQSMIFLIHTGSAWDRLVKYLKSRPSGIIRFAGQRIDRNRLTGLKLTLAISVFILCFAVLASIVLSVVRTDAVADSDLRIISYLYIFRTPAMVEIFSWIGVLGNIWVVVTLGIAIMVMMWLVKEPGYVLPMWLGIAGSYICNLTGGFFFKRPLPAMPAVHEHIYYFPSAYSSVSLVFYGYIIYFVLKVSRNVRTRLNAVFFLVPVIVLIGFSRIYLGMHYVTDIQAGWALGMLWLILSILIAEYLEYSHPHGYIHAVPPKIKGLCAALAACWIVLFLFFGLSEYSKVYHEKETPRLKESKNPADIFLNEHYPIYSESLFGENREPINLIIAADSLNELESYMVRAGWNLADPTSFSNILKRAKAIVTNENYYNSPVTSAFWHSRIQDVAFEKPALRNGIAEMHWVRIWRTGERTSDKKEIFVGSASYDISLGSKFIHKIKPDIDEERDALFASLYESGAVQSYGKIKLMDKINKKKLFGRNYFTDGMAVLIILK comes from the coding sequence ATGCACGAAAATATTGACGCATTTCTGGCGTTCGTCCAAATGCATAAGGAGCTTGGCTACATAGCCATGTTTCTTATCTGTATTCTGGAATCGATCGCCTTTGTCGGCGAGCTGATTCCGGGAACCACATTGCTGATAATTGTAGGAGCAATGGCTGCAAAAGGGGTGATGGACCCTGAAATCCTTATCATTGCAGCATCGCTCGGGGCCATAGTTGGAGATGTCTTAAGTTTCTGGCTTGGAAGGAAGGGGGAAGGGGTCCTTGGCAGGTTCGGACGGTTCGTTAAACCAGAATATATCGAGAAGGGAAGGGAATTTGTAAAGAAGCACGGCAGCAAGAGTATTCTGTTCGGAAGGTTCATCGGTCCGTTGAGACCCATTGTGCCTTTTGTAACAGGGCTTTTCAGCATGAGCACAAAAAAGTTCATCATCTGGGATGCAATAAGCGCACTGAGCTGGTCAATGGTGTATATATATCTTGGCAACGCCGTCTGGATATTGTGGGAACTGGCAAAGATGTGGAGCACAAGGGGAGGGGTGATCGTACTTCTCCTACTGGCAACAGTCGTTACCGCATATCTTCTACGTGAATACATTGCGCATCAAAGCATGATTTTTCTTATACATACAGGCAGTGCCTGGGACAGGCTTGTCAAATATCTCAAATCCAGACCATCAGGTATAATCCGGTTCGCCGGCCAGCGAATTGACAGGAACCGTCTGACCGGGCTTAAACTGACACTGGCTATTTCAGTTTTTATACTGTGCTTTGCGGTTCTTGCTTCGATAGTTCTGAGTGTTGTCAGGACAGATGCCGTGGCGGATTCGGATTTGAGGATCATCAGTTATCTGTACATATTCAGAACACCAGCTATGGTGGAAATCTTCTCCTGGATCGGAGTTCTCGGAAATATATGGGTTGTCGTTACCCTGGGTATAGCCATAATGGTGATGATGTGGCTGGTCAAAGAGCCCGGATATGTATTACCCATGTGGCTGGGGATTGCCGGCAGTTATATATGCAATTTAACGGGGGGATTTTTTTTCAAAAGGCCTCTACCTGCAATGCCTGCCGTTCATGAACACATCTATTACTTTCCAAGTGCGTATTCCAGCGTCTCGCTGGTATTTTACGGCTATATTATCTACTTTGTCCTCAAGGTGTCTAGGAATGTAAGGACCAGACTTAATGCGGTTTTTTTCCTGGTACCTGTAATTGTTCTTATAGGCTTCTCAAGGATATACCTGGGTATGCATTATGTTACCGATATTCAGGCGGGATGGGCCTTGGGGATGCTGTGGCTTATATTGTCGATACTGATTGCCGAATACCTGGAGTATTCCCATCCTCACGGATATATTCATGCAGTGCCTCCAAAAATCAAAGGCTTATGCGCTGCCCTGGCTGCATGCTGGATTGTGCTGTTTCTGTTCTTCGGCCTGAGCGAATATTCAAAGGTTTATCATGAAAAAGAGACTCCCCGCCTTAAAGAGTCGAAAAATCCGGCGGATATTTTCCTGAACGAGCATTATCCCATATATTCGGAATCACTGTTCGGGGAGAACCGGGAACCGATCAACTTAATTATTGCCGCGGACAGCTTGAACGAACTTGAAAGTTACATGGTCAGGGCAGGCTGGAATCTTGCGGATCCGACGAGCTTTTCAAATATTCTCAAAAGGGCGAAGGCTATTGTTACAAATGAAAATTACTATAATTCACCGGTGACTTCTGCTTTCTGGCATTCGCGTATCCAGGATGTCGCGTTTGAAAAGCCTGCGCTCAGAAATGGCATTGCAGAGATGCATTGGGTGAGGATATGGAGAACAGGGGAAAGGACATCCGACAAAAAGGAAATATTTGTTGGCAGCGCCTCTTATGATATCAGCCTCGGATCGAAGTTTATCCATAAGATAAAGCCCGATATAGATGAGGAGAGGGATGCCCTCTTCGCTTCCCTTTATGAGTCGGGGGCAGTCCAGTCTTATGGAAAGATAAAATTAATGGACAAAATCAACAAAAAGAAACTCTTCGGCAGGAATTATTTTACTGATGGCATGGCTGTTTTGATTATCCTGAAATAG
- a CDS encoding response regulator, whose protein sequence is MPDRKKNQPAKKTLIIEQDDANACLLEEILMSQGLEVIRAGGGKEALEILAGEDFPIVITNLEMSDIDGFGIIDFLKKRKRDSLVIVMTDHASIDSVIVALRLGAYDYIIKPFVPEFLLNTVLRAFDYISRRDDLERLGQVGLVAELATTMSHEVFQPLTVLMGLAHEIQRASQNERIRSMAGEILNESRKIRDIIRKMDSLDPFVTKEFPGGHVIIDIEKGTKKPG, encoded by the coding sequence ATGCCCGATAGAAAGAAAAATCAGCCCGCAAAAAAGACCCTGATCATCGAACAGGATGATGCGAATGCATGTCTTCTGGAAGAAATACTTATGTCTCAGGGATTGGAAGTAATAAGGGCCGGGGGCGGGAAAGAGGCACTGGAAATCCTTGCCGGGGAAGATTTCCCGATCGTGATAACAAACCTTGAAATGTCGGATATAGACGGTTTCGGCATTATTGATTTTCTCAAAAAAAGAAAAAGAGACAGCCTGGTCATTGTGATGACGGATCATGCCAGTATCGACAGCGTAATCGTAGCCTTAAGGCTCGGGGCGTATGACTATATCATCAAACCCTTTGTTCCGGAATTTCTTCTCAATACCGTATTGAGGGCGTTTGACTACATTTCCAGACGTGACGACCTGGAGCGCCTGGGGCAGGTAGGCCTTGTAGCAGAGCTTGCAACAACCATGTCACATGAGGTTTTCCAGCCGCTTACCGTTCTGATGGGGCTCGCACATGAAATACAGAGGGCATCACAGAATGAAAGGATAAGGTCAATGGCGGGCGAGATCCTCAATGAATCCAGAAAGATCAGGGACATCATCCGCAAAATGGATTCTCTGGACCCTTTCGTAACCAAGGAATTTCCCGGCGGCCATGTGATTATAGACATAGAAAAGGGAACAAAAAAACCGGGGTAA